In a single window of the Streptomyces cinnabarinus genome:
- a CDS encoding DUF427 domain-containing protein, producing MPLFPTERNVRTTPEGLLWEPSERWVRGLKGDVTVVDSRHPVLVWEPELPVPCHAFPREEVRTDLLRPARNPTPGKHTGSQIFYDLEADGEPVANVAWTFPAADLAGHIAFEWFWRWGSGLDHWFEEEEEIFIHPRDPHKRVDAMPSSRHVQVEIGGTVVADTHRPVLLFETGLPTRYYIPREDVRLDLFEPTDHRTGCPYKGTARYWSWSGEGEVPRNIVWSYAEPLAAVAPVQGLVAFYNEAVEIVLDGERLERPVTPFTAMLKS from the coding sequence ATGCCTCTGTTCCCCACCGAGCGGAACGTCCGGACGACCCCCGAAGGCCTCCTCTGGGAGCCCAGCGAGCGCTGGGTACGCGGCCTCAAGGGTGATGTCACCGTCGTCGACAGCCGGCACCCCGTCCTGGTCTGGGAACCCGAGCTGCCCGTCCCGTGCCACGCGTTCCCGCGCGAGGAGGTCCGCACCGACCTCCTCCGCCCGGCCAGGAACCCGACACCGGGCAAGCACACGGGGTCGCAGATCTTCTACGACCTGGAGGCCGACGGCGAGCCGGTGGCGAACGTGGCGTGGACGTTCCCCGCCGCCGACCTCGCCGGCCACATCGCCTTCGAGTGGTTCTGGCGCTGGGGGAGCGGCCTCGACCACTGGTTCGAGGAGGAGGAAGAGATCTTCATCCACCCGCGCGACCCGCACAAACGGGTGGACGCCATGCCCAGCAGCCGCCATGTCCAGGTGGAGATCGGCGGCACGGTCGTCGCGGACACCCACCGGCCGGTGCTGCTGTTCGAGACCGGACTGCCGACCCGGTACTACATCCCCCGCGAGGACGTCAGGCTCGACCTGTTCGAGCCCACCGACCACCGCACCGGGTGCCCGTACAAGGGCACGGCCCGGTACTGGAGCTGGAGCGGCGAGGGAGAGGTCCCGCGGAACATCGTCTGGAGCTACGCCGAGCCGCTGGCCGCGGTGGCCCCCGTCCAGGGGCTGGTGGCCTTCTACAACGAGGCGGTCGAGATCGTCCTGGACGGTGAACGCCTGGAGCGGCCTGTCACACCGTTCACCGCGATGCTCAAGTCCTGA
- a CDS encoding glycosyltransferase family 2 protein, whose amino-acid sequence MNASHLTEPGAFDPPSRNGAAAPQPAARGSTDRPAHPLRRAEDHPPPRATVSLVVPARNEARNIPWVFEQIPDCVDEVILVDGDSSDATVHMARHCLPTVRHVQQSGPGKGNALRTGFLAAGGDYIVMIDADGSMLPEEIPHYLHFLDNGYDFVKGSRFIAGGGSLDITRIRRWGNLALLTTVNHLYHASLTDLCYGYCAFRRSFLDDLDLHSTGFEIETEMIAHALRSGLRIAEVPSLELPRRSGRSNLHAVSDGRRVLRTLLAERPGAQPAGTGSS is encoded by the coding sequence ATGAACGCTTCACATCTGACCGAACCCGGCGCCTTCGATCCACCGTCCCGCAACGGCGCCGCCGCCCCTCAGCCCGCGGCCCGCGGGTCCACGGACCGGCCGGCCCACCCCCTGCGCCGCGCGGAGGACCACCCCCCGCCCCGGGCCACCGTCAGCCTGGTCGTGCCCGCTCGCAACGAGGCGCGCAACATCCCCTGGGTCTTCGAACAGATCCCGGACTGCGTCGACGAGGTGATCCTGGTCGACGGCGACTCCAGCGACGCCACGGTGCACATGGCCAGGCACTGCCTGCCGACCGTCCGCCACGTCCAGCAGAGCGGCCCGGGCAAGGGGAACGCGCTACGGACCGGCTTCCTCGCCGCGGGCGGCGACTACATCGTGATGATCGACGCGGACGGCAGCATGCTGCCCGAGGAGATCCCGCACTACCTGCACTTCCTGGACAACGGCTACGACTTCGTGAAGGGGTCGCGGTTCATCGCGGGCGGCGGATCACTCGACATCACTCGCATCCGGCGCTGGGGCAACCTCGCGCTGCTGACGACGGTGAACCACCTCTACCACGCCTCGCTCACAGACCTCTGCTACGGGTACTGCGCCTTCCGTCGCAGCTTCCTGGACGACCTCGACCTGCACTCCACCGGGTTCGAGATCGAGACCGAGATGATCGCGCACGCGCTGCGCTCCGGACTGCGGATCGCCGAGGTTCCGAGCCTGGAGCTGCCGCGCCGCAGCGGCCGCTCCAACCTGCACGCCGTATCGGACGGCCGGCGGGTGCTGCGCACGCTCCTCGCCGAGCGACCGGGAGCACAGCCGGCGGGCACAGGGAGCAGCTGA
- a CDS encoding glycosyltransferase: protein MGSTGQRLHVPMDTPVEVVDIDLAEPGRFSPPGSRERIQPHGPAFALVRRQGHPLCMIGGSAADPAELWQTLADAARRELEALSVRASRRTAEAGPRSAGRPGDAPRVSVVVPTHNRCALLRRCLDSLLRSDYPESRFEVIVVDNAPADNATEQLVRQAYGPQVRYIREAVAGSARARNRGLAAAHSAIVAFTDDDTLVDSGWLSALAEAFSTSRAIGCVTGLIAPAELQTEAQAVLERHNGFGKGYDTRTWSLHDPPEDPLFPFTAGQFGGGANMAFRTDLLRSLGGFDPATSAGTPAHGGEDLLAFFRVLVHGSTLAYTPDAIVWHSQRRSMDALATQIFSYGSGFTAYLTAALVHEPRMLPVLLRKLPGGVRYLAARARRLDHDDGAGWSRRLALLELRGMLYGPLGYLRSRLSEREHDRDGRRHGTRRVAAVQGL, encoded by the coding sequence ATGGGTTCCACCGGCCAACGCCTCCACGTCCCCATGGACACCCCTGTCGAGGTGGTCGACATCGATCTGGCCGAGCCCGGCAGGTTCAGCCCACCGGGCAGCCGCGAACGTATCCAGCCACACGGCCCGGCATTCGCCCTCGTGCGACGGCAGGGCCATCCGCTCTGCATGATCGGCGGCAGCGCCGCCGACCCCGCCGAGCTGTGGCAGACCCTGGCCGACGCGGCCCGGCGCGAACTCGAAGCTCTCTCGGTCCGCGCGTCTCGGCGCACCGCCGAGGCCGGGCCCAGGTCGGCGGGACGGCCCGGGGACGCGCCCCGCGTCAGCGTGGTCGTCCCCACGCACAACCGCTGCGCACTGCTGCGCCGGTGCCTGGACTCGCTCCTGCGGTCGGACTACCCGGAGTCCCGGTTCGAGGTCATCGTGGTGGACAACGCTCCGGCCGACAACGCCACCGAGCAACTGGTCCGCCAGGCATACGGCCCACAGGTCCGCTATATAAGGGAAGCCGTCGCAGGCTCCGCCCGCGCGCGCAACCGGGGACTGGCCGCCGCGCACAGCGCCATCGTCGCCTTCACCGACGACGACACCCTCGTCGACAGCGGATGGCTGAGCGCGCTGGCCGAGGCGTTTTCCACCAGCCGAGCGATCGGGTGCGTGACAGGGCTGATCGCCCCCGCGGAACTCCAGACCGAAGCCCAGGCCGTCCTGGAACGGCACAACGGATTCGGCAAGGGGTACGACACGCGCACCTGGTCGCTGCACGACCCGCCCGAGGATCCGCTCTTCCCGTTCACCGCCGGGCAGTTCGGCGGCGGGGCCAACATGGCCTTCCGCACGGACCTGCTGAGGTCGCTCGGCGGCTTCGACCCAGCGACCAGCGCCGGAACGCCGGCACACGGCGGCGAGGATCTGCTGGCCTTCTTCCGGGTTCTCGTCCACGGGAGCACGCTCGCCTACACGCCGGACGCGATCGTCTGGCACAGTCAGCGGCGTTCCATGGACGCGCTGGCGACGCAGATCTTCTCGTACGGCTCCGGGTTCACCGCCTACCTGACCGCGGCGCTCGTCCACGAGCCCCGCATGCTGCCCGTTCTGCTGCGCAAGCTTCCCGGTGGCGTGCGCTACCTGGCGGCCAGGGCTCGCAGGCTCGACCACGACGACGGCGCGGGATGGTCCCGCAGACTCGCTCTCCTGGAGCTGCGGGGAATGCTGTACGGCCCACTGGGCTATCTGCGCAGCCGCCTTTCCGAGCGCGAACACGACCGGGACGGTCGCCGTCATGGCACCCGTCGGGTGGCTGCGGTACAGGGCTTGTGA
- a CDS encoding GntR family transcriptional regulator, with product MAKTRAGARDRAASALDTLHFALDRNSPVPLYYQLAQQLEAAIEHGALAPGNLLGNEIDLSTRLGLSRPTVRQAIQSLVDKGLLVRRRGVGTQVVHSQVKRPLELSSLYDDLEAAGQGPTTRVVRNETVPAAADVAAALGLAQGAEVTLLERLRSTHGQPVALLCNYLPAGLLELDTARLEATGLYRMMRAAGITLHSARQTVGARSATAEEAARLDEKEGAALLTMQRTAYDDTGRAVEYGTHIYRASRYAFDFQLLVRT from the coding sequence ATGGCGAAGACCCGTGCGGGCGCCCGCGACCGGGCCGCCTCCGCGCTCGACACCCTGCACTTCGCCCTCGACCGGAACAGTCCGGTGCCGCTGTACTACCAGCTCGCCCAGCAACTGGAGGCGGCGATCGAGCACGGGGCGCTCGCTCCGGGCAACCTCCTCGGCAACGAGATCGACCTGTCCACCCGGCTCGGGCTGTCCCGGCCCACCGTCCGCCAGGCCATCCAGTCCCTCGTCGACAAGGGACTGCTGGTCCGCCGCCGCGGCGTCGGCACGCAGGTCGTGCACAGCCAGGTCAAGCGCCCCCTGGAGCTCAGCAGCCTCTACGACGACCTGGAGGCGGCCGGACAGGGTCCGACCACCCGGGTCGTACGGAACGAGACCGTCCCCGCGGCGGCGGACGTCGCGGCCGCCCTCGGCCTCGCGCAGGGCGCCGAGGTGACGCTCCTGGAGCGGCTGCGCTCCACCCACGGCCAGCCGGTGGCGCTGCTGTGCAACTACCTCCCCGCAGGCCTCCTGGAGCTGGACACCGCCAGGCTGGAGGCCACCGGCCTGTACCGGATGATGCGTGCCGCCGGGATCACCCTGCACAGCGCCCGCCAGACCGTGGGCGCCCGCAGCGCCACCGCCGAGGAGGCGGCCCGGCTGGACGAGAAGGAGGGCGCGGCCCTGCTCACCATGCAGCGCACGGCCTACGACGACACCGGCCGCGCGGTCGAGTACGGCACGCACATCTACCGCGCCTCGCGCTACGCCTTCGACTTCCAGCTGCTGGTCAGGACTTGA